One Gadus macrocephalus chromosome 17, ASM3116895v1 genomic window, atgacgaccaataaaaaacgacagtgttaccccttatattttatttgacaaagacaacagtgttaccccttatgttttttttcatgacgaccaataaaaaacaacagtgttaccccttatgttttttttcatgacgaccaataaaaacaacagtgtcatgttttttttcaagacgaccaataaaaaacgacagtgttaccccttatgttttttttcatgacggccaataaaaaacatcggtgttaccccttatgttttttttcatgacgaccaaagtaaaacaacagtgttaccccttatgttttttttcatgacgaccaataaaaaacaacagtgttaccctttatgttttttttcatgacgaccaataaaatacgacagtgttaccccttatgttttttttcatgacgaccaataaaaaacgacagtgttacccctagtgttttttttcatgacgaccaaagtaaaacaacagtgttaccccctatgttttatttgataaatatcaacccttatttttatttcatgacgactgataaaaaacgacagtgttaccccttatgttttttttcatgacgaccaataaaaaacaacagtgttaccccttatgttttttttcatgacaaccaataaaatcaacagtgttaccccttatgttttttttcatgacgaccaataaaaaacaacagtgttatcccttatgttttttttcatgacgaccaataaaaaacgacagtgttacccctagtgttttttttcatgacgaccaaagtaaaacaacagtgttacccctatgttttatttgataaatatcaacccttatgttttttttcatgacgaccaataaaaacaacagtgttatcccttatgttttttttcatgtcgaccaataaaaaaaccacagtgttaccccttatgttttatttgacaaagacaacagtgttaccccttatgttttttttcatgacgaccaataaaaaacaacagtgttaccccttatgtttttttaccccttgtgttttttttcatgacgaccaataaaaaacgacagtgttaccccttatgttttatttcatgacgaccaataaaacacaacagtgttatcccttatgttttttttcatgacgaccaatgaaaaaccagtgttaccccttatgttttttttcatgacgaccaataaaaaacgacagtgttaccccttatattttatttgacaaagacaacagtgttaccccttatgttttttttcatgacgaccaataaaaaacaacagtgttatcccttgtgttttttttcatgacgaccaaagtaaaacaacagtgttgccccctatgttttttttcatgacgaccaataaaaaacgacagtgttaccccttatgttttatttgacaaagacaacagtgttaccccttatgttttttttcatgacgaccaatataaaacaagtgttatcccttatttgacaaagacaacagtgttaccccttatgttttttttcatgacgaccaataaaaaacaacagtgttaccccttgtgttttttttcatgacgaacaataaaaacaacagtgttaccccttatgttttttttcatgacgaccaataaaaacaacagtgttaacccttatgttttttttcatgacgaccaataaaaaacaacagtgttacccctagtgttttttttcatgacgaccaaagtaaaacaacagtgttaccccctatgttttatttgataaatatcaacccttatgtttatttcatgacggccaataaaaaacatcagtgttaccccttatgttttttttcatgacgaccaaagtaaaacaacagtgttaccccttatgtttttcgttcatgacgaccaataagaaacgacagtgttaccccttatgttttttttcatgacgaccaataaaaaacgacagtgttacccctagtgttttttttcatgacgaccaaagtaaaacaacagtgttaccccctatgttttatttgataaatatcaacccttatgtttatttcatgacgactgataataaacgacagtgttaccccttatattttatttgacaaaaacaacagtgttaccccttattttttttttcatgacgaccaataaaaaacaacagtgttaccccttatgttttttttcatgacgaccaatagaaacaacagtgttaccccttatgttttttttcatgacgaccaataaaaacaacagtgttaccccttatgttttttttcaagacgaccaataaaaaacgacagttttttatttgtcgtttCATGtcgacccttatgttttttttcatgacgaccaataaaaaacaacagtgttaccccttatgtttttttttatgacgaccaaagtaaaacaacagtgttaccccttatgttttttttcatgacgacgattaaaaaacaacagtgttaccccttatgttttttttcatgacaaccaataaaaacaacagtgttaacccttatgttttttttcatggcgaccaataaaaaacgagtgttacccctagtgttttttttcatgacgaccaaagtaaaacaacagtgtttccccctatgttttatttgataaatatcaacccttatgttttttttcatgacgaccaataaaaacaacagtgttatcccttatgttttttttcatgtcgaccaataaaaaaaccagtgttaccccttatgttttatttgacaaagacaacagtgttaccccttatgttttttttcatgacgaccaataaaaaacaacagtgttaccccttatgtttttttaccccttgtgttttttttcatgacgaccaataaaaaacgacagtgttaccccttatgttttatttcatgacgaccaataaaaaacaacagtgttatcccttatgttttttttcatgacgaccaatgaaaaaccagtgttaccccttatgttttttttcatgacgaccaataaaaaacgacagtgttaccccttatattttatttgacaaagacaacagtgttaccccttatgttttttttcatgacgaccaataaaaaacaacagtgttatcccttatggtttttttcatgacgaccaataaaaaacgacagtgttaccccttgtgttttttttcatgacgaccaaagtaaaacagtgttaccccttatgttttttttcatgacgaccaataaaaaacgacagtgttaccccttatgttttatttgacaaagacaacagtgttaccccttatgttttttttcatgacgaccaataaaaaacaacagtgttaccccttatgttttttttcatgacgaccaatataaaacaagtgttatcccttatttgacaaagacaacagtgttaccccttatgttttttttcatgatgaccaataaaaaacaacagtgttaccccttgtgttttttttcatgacgaacaataaaaacaacagtgttaccccttatgttttttttcatgacgaccaataaaaacaacagtgtcaacccttgtgttttttttcatgacgaccaataaaaaacgacagtgttacccctagtgttttttttcatgacgaccaaagtaaaacaacagtgttaccccctatgttttatttgataaatatcaacccttatgtttatttcatgacggccaataaaaaacatcagtgttaccccttatgttttttttcatgacgaccaaagtaaaacaacagtgttaccccttatgttttttttcatgacgaccaataaaaaacaacagtgttaccccttatgtttttcgttcatgacgaccaataagaaacgacagtgttgctccttatgttttttttcatggcgatcaataaaaacaacagtgttaccccttatgttttttttcatgacgaccaataaaaaacaactgtgttatcccttatggtttttttcatgacgaccaataaaaaacgacagtgtttccccttatggtttttttcatgtcgaccaataaaaaaccacagtgttaccccttatgttttatttgacaaagacaacagtgttaccccttatgttttttttcatgacgaccaataaaaaacaacagtgttaccccttgtggtttttttcatgacgaccaataaaaacaactttTTTACCCctgatattttttttcatgacgaccaataaaaacaacagtgttgccccttatattttttttcatgacgaccaataaaaacaacagtgttaccccttatgttttatttgacaaagacaagtgttaccccttatgttttttttcatgacgaccaatataaaacaagtgttatcccttatttgacaaagacaacagtgttaccccttatgttttttttcatgacgaccaataaaaaacaagtgttaccccttgtgttttttttcatgacgaacaataaaaacaacagtgttaccccttatgttttttttcatgacgaccaataaaaaacgacagtgttacccctagtgttttttttcatgacgaccaaagtaaaacaacagtgttaccccctatgttttatttgataaatatcaacccttatgtttatttcatgacggccaataaaaaacatcagtgttaccccttatgttttttttcatgacgaccaaagtaaaacaacagtgttaccccttatgttttttttcatgacgaccaataaaaaacaagtgttaccccttatgtttttcgttcatgacgaccaataagaaacgacagtgttactccttatgttttttttcatggcgatcaataaaaacaacagtgttaccccttatgttttttttcatgacgaccaataaaaaacaactgtgttatcCCTTGTTTTtcgttcatgacgaccaataagaaacgacagtgttactccttatgttttttttcatggtgatcaataaaaacaacagtgttaccccttatgttttttttcatgacgaccaataaaaaacaactgtgttatcccttatggtttttttcatgacgaccaataaaaaacgacagtgtttccccttatggtttttttcatgtcgaccaataaaaaaccagtgttaccccttatgttttatttgacaaagacaacagtgttaccccttatgttttttttcatgacgaccaataaaaacaacagttttacccctgatgttttttttcatgacgaccaataaaaacaacagtgttaccccttatattttttttcatgacgaccaataaaaacaacagtgttaccccttatgttttttttcatgacgaccaataaaaaacgacagtgttacccctagtgttttttttcatgacgaccaaagtaaaacaacagttaccccctatgttttatttgataaatatcaacccttatgtttatttcatgacgactgataaaaaacgacagtgttaccacttatattttatttgacaaaaacaacagtgttaccccttatgttttttttcatgacgaccaataaaaaacaacagtgttaccccttgtgttttttttcatgacgaacaataaaaaacgacagtgttacccctagtgttttttttcatgacgaccaaagtaaaacgacagtgttaccccctatgttttatttgatcaatatcaacccttagggcccttacatagtcgacgcaacgctacgcttacgcgtccaaaaggctacgcgacgcgacgcttcggccgtCATTAAGCGTCGAAGCGTggcaaaacgcgtcctccaaatttttgatacgcgacgcgccgatccatgcaataccaagcgttgtcggtgggggcgatactgcaaatattgtacattattactactataggttatatttacagaagaacatatgagaggatgcgggaacgtgataagaatgacttgacgtctcttttactaattatctgtgccaatttatgcgaacccttccacagggtcaaagtgctattttgatgcgcgacagacagctgatgcgggattgtgagccattttaatgatcttcttgtcacccgatattcgttctattgctggccttatttgttttagaattagcctatttgaattaattacgtaatgttttgtgttcacgttctatgtgaaacataaatgttcatgttctgtgtgaaacataagttcagtagcttctttgagtgaatgaaatttgaaagcgtgagtgtgtagtgaatgaaaaatgtgtgcgtgtatggtgggactattttctgtatttgataaataaaccccttttctctaataatgttgcctaccatataatttctgtggacattatgcgctatagcttaaagcctttggctgtaggcctacacttaaataattcattcatctgtcaaggcaatagcttgttgtataaacattttatatggatatgaattaatgagtttgacgtaaaccaaattaggtaacttgtgtaacatgatgaccaatgtatatacatttattggtcagtgcgcatacccaatcgtagcacattgtactggtggggaaacacgccagcatctgacaaaaaataatctgccagctgctccctgacaagggccggttttggtgagtcgggaagatatcggatgactcgcgaaaggagatcatcaaactttggcgccgacatccgaaaatactggaaatgcctctcctcgtccatgcttcgcattggaagcaccagagaaacaaattccccatcatGATCttgtgtggtatttaaagggcgcacataccaccgcctatctctgcgcttcatcactcttcttccgtagccactttgatcggaacgtcacctggaacgtcccccgcgaaaacaccggtgactctgctgccacccatggcgtgagtggtgtattgcatgtcatgcattgcccgcgacgttcgcgtatgctgtgtagactatgaaaggaagcgcgacgctcacgtcactcacgtcgtttacgcgcgtcgctcgcgtcgactatgtaagggcccttagCGTTTTATTATCCAACCGTCCTCGGGACGTTGTCTAGCGACACGCAGGATGTAGGAtgtgtaggctatgaatctgaatgaaaagtaggtaaatagatagtggccatccccaaaatgcaccagaaacAGCAAATCATatctattaaataaaaaaataaaaaaaggggggggggcctcagaccccctgtctattactgtgccccaccaacatgttggatcgccagccgccactgctcACGACCCATCAAGATATCATTATTACGAAGAAACTGTACAAACCATTACAGTAATTCAGCGACAGGGGGCGAAGTGACTTGATAGCAATAATAACGCACGCCGCGGAgctcccccacctcctgcaCCGCGACCTGCGCCGGCCTCTCCCCGGGTTCCCGCCCCTCTgtctccagccacagcagccggGCATCGGGGTCTTCGTCCGAGAACTGGAGCAGGCGCCCGGAGCCCCGCAGCGTCCTCAGGCACTGCCGCACCACGTGACCCGCCTTCCCACTGCCGTCCTTCGACCGCAACAGGGCATCGGTCGTGCCCTTGTCCACAATGAGGTCCAACCCGTCCGCCCCGAAGTGTGCAAACATCTCCCTGCAGTCGAGCTCCAGGAACCCGAGCATGGAGAGTGGATGATGGGGCTCGATGGCTTTGGCTGCGACGTGTTCCCGCATTAGACGCACAGCGATCGGGGATATATCGGCACAGGTGACGGTCACCTGGACGGAGGAGTGTTGGTAGATGCTGGGTCCCAGAGCAGAGGTCCCACAGCCCATGTCCAGGACGTGGAGCGGGGTGGCAGTGCGGGTCTGGGGCTGTAAGAGGGGCAGGACGAAGTCCCGGACCGAGTCGAAACCGAAGAACCACTCAAAGTTCTTgaagttgctgctgctgttctctGTGTAGAACCGATCCCAGGTTGCTTTCTTGTCCATGTTTTCGATTAGTTCAGCTGGACAAGAAATATGTTAAACATCAGCGTGTCCAATCAAATTAATTTAATCATTTAAATTGTCCAAAGTTGCATAGAACAGGTGCCCCAAACTCAGTTTCTGCTCTGCAAGGCGTAGAAGGACCAGTCTGCAAATAATCCGATAACATCTATAACACATACATCAAAATCTTCAACGTGCCTCACATATCAAACCATTGCAGATGTCAAAAACAATCTTATTTGGGGCTAATCGAGCACCGTAAGGTCAAATCCCAGACTCGGCCCCCTGGTAAACATTGACGCATACTGCTAGCTAGTTAGCATTGGCTAGTTTAGTAGTTCATTAATACGTTCACATTTTACTTATAAGGATTGAGACTTACTCGTAAGTGAGGATTGTTGTCTTGCGAATATGGATGTTAATGTTAACGTCCCCAAACTCCGGCGAGCCACTCTAAGTACAGATAGAGGTGACATGTTGTTGCTGTCCTTGCTTACACAGAATGAAACGAATGAATGAGACGAATGCCACTTTCACAATGCTTATTAATGCACGGCTTTTTGGCGCCACCTGCTGGTTCAACTTGAAACTAAATTATCAGAAGAGAGGTATGCCTTTATTATGAAGGGTCCAGATGCCAACAAACCAATTGTGGTAACAAAAGAGAAGGCCTGCTTTGTGAGACGCTTCATCAGTGATGAGAGGCAGTCAAAAATGTTATAGATCAATAAAAGAAATCGACCTGAATTGGTTGATTCAGCACCAGACAATTACTATTTTTCTGAGAGCTTACATCTATATATAATTTGAATATTAAGAatattcaagattcaaagattcaagattcaagattcaaaaagctttattgtctagtatgttgccatactagaaaattgtcttttgactgaaggcttggaggtgtgtgtgtgtgtgtgtgtgtgtgtgtgtgtgtgtgtgtgtgtgtgtgtgtgtgtgttatttgtgtgagttctttgaggaatgagtgttctgtgtgtgtatagctatggggatgaatgattttttgtagatagctttcctggccaaaggcattctgaatcttctgccagaaggaagtagatcaaaacaaggatggagtgggtgggagggatctaagaggatggagttggtcttccttcccactgcctggatatacagatcctccagcgctttctggtgtattcctattagcttgcttgcttgcttagttaatctatcaagtctgcttttgcttgcgtttgtgaggaagccgtaccaggatgtaatgttgcaagtgatgatggattccaccagaaatacatatatacacacgatATATACAAACGAGAATCAGCTTCCACCAGCTTGACTTGGGGTACTGGGTAGGTTGGACGACAGTATTCCCTGGTTCCTTCACAGCGATTGGAGTGAATACATGAAATTCGTCTGCTacggcacaaaaaaaaaaaaaaaaactgcaaatAAGATGTAAATCCCTTTAATAGTGTAGTGTAGCTCATGACGAAACAGAGCTATAAGATGTAAAACCCTTTAATAAAAACATGACAAAAGTGACATATGACGAAAAGGAAACAAGATGTAAATCCCTTTAATAAAATCCATGACACAAGTGTAACAAAGGAAGAAAAATCAAGTCCAAAAATAGTAGATAACATTTACaaccacaaaagaaaaaaaaacctgtacATCTCTAAATTCCTGGAGTCACTTTTCTTGTATtttcaaagattttttttattaccatTTTGGGGATTGGGGTGGGGGAAGCTGGAGAAAGTATGcattttgattttcttttgccTTCCTTCTTTTCCGCAAGCACACAAGCGTCACCTTCCTACGTCGTAcgattgggggaggggggggggtgtatgtatGTCAGTCGCCGTGGCAACTCAAGTGTTTGTAATCCACTCCTGTGGAGGTGATGACAAAAggggagcgagggagacaggggaagagggggggggggggggacggtgcCAAACCAAGACTagagaggaacagaagaagggAGACAGGGGTggggtgttgggggaggggggctgtggCGTTATTTGTACAGGATGTCGTAGTGGCCGGGCCGGTACAGCAGGAAGATGCGCGGGATGCTGCCCTCGGGGAAGACGTGGTGGTTGACGGTGCCCCCCTCGCCGCGGTCCATGTACTCCACCAGGATGGACACGTCCAGGGCCTGGGCCAGAGCGATGATGTGGATGTGGTCGCTCTCCTTGGACATGGGCTCCACCTCCTGGGAGGGGCGGGTCGGGACACGGAGCAAGGGTCACACGGATGAATCGGTTGGGACGAAAACATTTAAGCCCATCTGTAGGTCCAAGATTAGTCGGTCAATAGGGCCATAGAAATGGTTGGGGTGTTTAGTCTTCGAGCCGAAAGGTTCACAAAGTCCACATTCTAAGCTGAAGGCTCTTACCACTTTCTGCTCCTTagcgacctgtctctgtattcactgtctaacccctacctgctccttaatgacctgtctctgtatccactgtctaacccctacctgctccttaatgtcctgtctctgtattcactgtctaaccccgacctgctccttaatgacccgtctctgtattcactgtctaacccctacctgctccttaatgacctgtctctgtattcactgtctaacccctacctgctccttaacctgtctctgtgttcactgtcactgtctaacccctacctgctccttaacctGTCTAACTGTCCTTTAGAATGGCCTTTCAAATTCGGCATATCATAGACATTCATTTTCCCACATTGCCAAAACGAACACTCAAACCCTGATTGCTCTCGACTTCCTTACTACTCCGCGACAACTAGGGGTGTCAAGATATACGATTTCGTTGCCGATGTGTTGACCATTTTCAGGTCGGGCCTGACCTGCTGGCAGAACTCCTTGACCGAGCGGCCGCCCTCGATGAAGTGCTGGAAGAAGCCGTGCTCGCGCTGCAGGTAGCCCGAGGTGAGCAGCCGCAGGTACACCACCACGTAGTCCGACACGTTCTGGTCGTTGAAGGAGCCCAGCAGCTCCTTCAGGCCCGGCTGCTTCTCACACAGCTCGATCAGGTCCATGAACTGCACACAAGAGGGGGACAGGGCCGCTGGGTCAGGGTGTTGAGTCCCCTGGGATCCAACGCTATACAGCAAGTCTTCTGGTGGGCGAAGGCCGGAAAACTAACTGTCTATAGGCGAGGCACGGCACCGCTGCTAAACGAGCGACCGCCACCAGCAAATAACTTTCACAACATGAGGACAATGGGCTTGTCTCTTCATGTGAGCATCCGCATACGACTTGACAGAAAATACAGGCTACCATTAGCCTGATTTACTTTAATATAGGCCTGGGGCGTCGTTATGGAAACGTGTGCAAACTCGCACTTGTGCAATCGAGTGTTCATTTTCTGTGTTATTGATACATTTCTTTGAATAAAAACAATCACCACAAACACAGAATTAACATAGATATACATTCACAAATAAGCAGTCGGACGCGACTGGAAGGGCATAGACTTGGCATTCATTGCCTTCGTGGGGACGTTGTACCTATCAGATGATTCTGGGTCTGATTCCggaccacaatggaaataaGCCTTAGGGCTTTATTGTGTCATCCCTGACTATCTTTATTGATATAATGTATGGCACAGGTTgttgtttcatatttttgtgtCAAGAAAtggtcaaatcaaatcaaatcaattctGATGTGGAATATGGATCAATTTACAATAATAAGCCGGGATCAAAGAAGTCTAAATCGGATCTCTTCCCTCCTTTTAATCTTAACCTCTCCCAGTGTGGGTTGGAGGAGCAGCTGTGGGAGCAGGGGACTCACCGTGTTGTGGAAGTCCTCGATGGTGAACTCAGTGAAGCCCTCGTTCACCAGGTCCAGCTTGCTTTTGGACGCAACCGCTTTGAACCTGAGCGGAAACATACGAATagtacacaaataaacacacgtgTTTGTGAGGACACCCTCAAATCAAGGGACCCCAGACATTCTCATCCCGACCTTGTAAAACTGTAGTAGGATTTGACAACGGATCCGAAGCATTAAATCAGAATGGATTTTTAAATGTTCAAGGATTAAAAACCCTTAATAATAACCCTTTTTATGCCTTTTTTGCAACGGCCAAAATTAAGAAAAAGTTTAAAGCAAAGCCTACATAATAGTCTGCCTAGTACTTAAATAAGAAAGGACTTTGGCGACAATTCACCCTTTTTGTGATCGAATTCTGGCAGAACCCAAAACCCTCCTTTGGATAATGTAACAGGCCTATCATCTCACTGTGATTAAATTACCATTAAACCGGACAGCTTCATTTCATGACGCTATAACACCAATCCAAAGAGGGTAAAGGGTCATCATAGACCAGTGCCCATTCCCAGTAGTTGATAAGAGACTAGGCACCTCTGTAGCTCCTTGCTGTCTTCCAGCAGGGACTCCAGGTGCGAGAAGCCGAACGCTCTGTAGAAGCAGTTGCCATCTGGCCGCGTCTTGCGAATGTACGAGTATTTTTTGTGTAGGTcctggagaaaaaaataataaaatgacatTAAGGACAAAGCAATTTTTTTAATCCAAAGTAATTTACAATAAGTcgatttgtcagaagaaagagaaacaataaatCGTGGTCGGTaaagaaaggatgttcatagaaacaagtgccaagcactgcCATAAACTAGGTTAACTTGTttcctgtatacaacaaagatagctaggataagacgctacacaaaaTCAGTAGAATACGAGTAAACCGACAAGAAGCTGAAAATGATAACATTGTCCTTTATACAATACAGAATAGAGAAATAAGTTTGTAATTATTTGGCAGTTAATTACATACACTTGAAGTAGTTACGCTGACAAACCATAGAAATAGTCATTGGCAGCAGTGCTACGGACAGCTAAAGCCTGGTGAGGATGTTGGTGGTTGGGGACCAACCTTGATCTTCAGCTGATAAATACTGTCGTCATGAGCGTACTCGTTCTGCAACACCGTGAGCGCCTGTCTGTCCGACACCAAGGGATTACTGGTGGCGATCTGGGgaccacacgcgcacacacacacacacacacacacacacacacacacacacacacacacacacacacacacacacacacacacacacacacacacacacacacacacacacacacacacacacacacacgcgagaatAGTTGGGACTCAGGAATCGTACCTGTGTCATTTTTACCTTGTGTCCCTTATTAGAAGATACAACGATTGATCAGCCACAATCGATGAGACAATGAAGCAACGTAAATTATCTAGTGACCTTAACCATTCATGTTGATCATACATGTATCCTTGCTGAATGCTAGACAGAGGGTACTTTGCAGAAAACCAATCACTTTGGTGGGAAGTTCAacaattattttctttctttttttagggTCCGAGTGTTATATGCATGTAGTACTGCTATGAGTAACAAAATTATAGATAAGATGAAGACATCTCACCTCCTGCTGAATTCGGTCCTGTTGAGCGATAATGGCCTCGTCATACGCAAGGCAGTTGACccctgaggagagggagatattAATAGGTGGACCTCCGGGATAGAGATATTTGAAGGGAGGGCATAGGATATGGGACACTCAAATTGTGACAGCGATATGTGTGAGACCACAAAATATAATACGAGTCGAAACATTTGATATCTCTGAAGCCAGAGACACCTTGTAACCCGAATTCTTTATAAATGGAATTATTCCGAAAATTGCAGTTGATGTCGAC contains:
- the cskmt gene encoding citrate synthase-lysine N-methyltransferase CSKMT, mitochondrial is translated as MSPLSVLRVARRSLGTLTLTSIFARQQSSLTTELIENMDKKATWDRFYTENSSSNFKNFEWFFGFDSVRDFVLPLLQPQTRTATPLHVLDMGCGTSALGPSIYQHSSVQVTVTCADISPIAVRLMREHVAAKAIEPHHPLSMLGFLELDCREMFAHFGADGLDLIVDKGTTDALLRSKDGSGKAGHVVRQCLRTLRGSGRLLQFSDEDPDARLLWLETEGREPGERPAQVAVQEVGELRGVRYYCYQVTSPPVAELL
- the otub1b gene encoding ubiquitin thioesterase OTUB1b — its product is MAEEKQESSQREMEGVNCLAYDEAIIAQQDRIQQEIATSNPLVSDRQALTVLQNEYAHDDSIYQLKIKDLHKKYSYIRKTRPDGNCFYRAFGFSHLESLLEDSKELQRFKAVASKSKLDLVNEGFTEFTIEDFHNTFMDLIELCEKQPGLKELLGSFNDQNVSDYVVVYLRLLTSGYLQREHGFFQHFIEGGRSVKEFCQQEVEPMSKESDHIHIIALAQALDVSILVEYMDRGEGGTVNHHVFPEGSIPRIFLLYRPGHYDILYK